From the Comamonas odontotermitis genome, one window contains:
- the rodA gene encoding rod shape-determining protein RodA: MSEVLDKPNVLQRLLPMVRGYDWPLIFIIGALAAIGLTAMYSAGFDHGTRFIDHGRNMLLALGILLVVSQIPPHRLASFALPLYGLGVALLVAVALFGITKKGAQRWVNIGIVIQPSELLKIAMPLMLAWWFQRREGALRATDFLMAFAILAVPVGLIMKQPDLGTSLLVMASGLAVIYFAGLSWKLILPPVLIGAVGLILIAIYGHHLCEDGMDLVVLHEYQRQRICTLLDPTRDPLGKGFHIIQGMIAIGSGGFMGKGFMAGTQTHLEFIPERTTDFIFAAFSEEFGLAGNLLLIFFFLMLVWRGLVIAMRAPTLFGRLMAGAVAMIFFTYAFVNMGMVSGILPVVGVPLPFVSYGGTAMVTLGLALGILMSVARSQRQLVQDQPPRL, from the coding sequence ATGTCCGAAGTTCTAGACAAACCGAATGTGCTGCAGCGCCTGCTGCCAATGGTGCGCGGCTACGATTGGCCGCTGATCTTCATCATTGGAGCGCTGGCTGCCATTGGGTTGACGGCCATGTACTCCGCAGGGTTCGACCACGGCACGCGCTTTATCGACCACGGCCGCAACATGCTGCTGGCACTGGGCATTCTGCTGGTGGTGTCGCAGATCCCGCCGCACCGGCTGGCCAGCTTTGCGCTGCCCCTGTATGGGCTGGGGGTGGCGCTGCTGGTGGCGGTGGCGCTGTTTGGCATTACCAAAAAAGGGGCGCAGCGCTGGGTCAACATCGGCATCGTCATCCAGCCAAGCGAGCTGCTCAAGATTGCCATGCCGTTGATGCTGGCCTGGTGGTTCCAGCGCCGTGAAGGCGCATTGCGGGCGACCGACTTTCTGATGGCGTTTGCTATCTTGGCGGTTCCCGTGGGGCTGATCATGAAGCAGCCTGACCTGGGCACCTCGCTCCTGGTGATGGCATCGGGCCTGGCTGTGATCTATTTCGCAGGCCTGTCGTGGAAACTGATTCTGCCGCCGGTGCTGATTGGGGCGGTAGGTTTAATCTTGATCGCCATATACGGCCACCACCTGTGCGAGGACGGCATGGATCTGGTGGTGCTGCACGAGTACCAGCGCCAGCGTATTTGTACCTTGCTGGACCCGACGCGCGACCCGTTGGGCAAGGGCTTTCACATCATCCAGGGCATGATCGCGATTGGCTCGGGCGGCTTCATGGGCAAGGGGTTCATGGCAGGCACGCAGACCCACCTGGAATTCATTCCCGAGCGCACCACCGACTTCATCTTCGCCGCATTCTCCGAGGAGTTTGGCCTCGCGGGCAACCTGCTTTTGATCTTCTTCTTTCTGATGCTGGTGTGGCGCGGGCTGGTGATCGCCATGCGAGCGCCCACCTTGTTTGGCCGCCTGATGGCGGGTGCGGTGGCGATGATCTTTTTCACCTACGCCTTTGTCAACATGGGCATGGTCAGCGGCATTCTGCCGGTGGTGGGGGTGCCGCTGCCGTTTGTCAGCTATGGCGGAACGGCCATGGTGACGCTGGGGCTGGCGCTGGGCATTCTGATGTCGGTGGCGCGCTCACAACGTCAACTAGTGCAAGATCAGCCGCCAAGACTTTGA
- a CDS encoding YegP family protein, which translates to MAAKFELKKSKNGKFFFNLLATNGQIILTSEMYEAKASAVNGIESVKKNAADDGRYERLTGKDGAPYFTLKAGNGQVIGQSQMYSGEKARDGGIDSVKANGPTATIDDQAI; encoded by the coding sequence ATGGCTGCCAAGTTTGAACTGAAGAAGTCCAAGAACGGGAAGTTCTTTTTCAACCTGCTCGCCACCAATGGGCAGATCATCCTGACGAGCGAGATGTATGAAGCCAAGGCCAGCGCGGTCAATGGCATCGAGTCGGTGAAGAAGAACGCCGCAGACGATGGCCGCTATGAGCGCCTGACGGGCAAGGATGGTGCGCCGTACTTCACGCTCAAGGCAGGCAATGGCCAGGTCATCGGGCAAAGCCAGATGTATTCCGGCGAGAAGGCGCGTGATGGCGGTATCGACTCGGTCAAGGCCAACGGGCCGACAGCCACGATTGACGACCAGGCCATCTGA
- the tldD gene encoding metalloprotease TldD, translated as MAKPLTASTEQRLDIARSLLLAPFGLDDSHLARALADIRAHKVDDADLYFQYTRAEGWSLEEGIVKTGSFAIDQGVGVRAVAGEKTAFAYSDDISLDSLLDAAHTVRAIGAHNQSRQVRVPARKIAPSRSLYPDLDPIATLDSTAKVKLLEKVEALARAKDPRVKQVMAGLAAEHDVVLIARADGTLAADVRPLVRLSVTVIAESKNRREVGSAGGGGRFGLAYFDDMLIQQYVDEAVKAALVNLDSRPAPAGEMTVVLGPGWPGVLLHEAVGHGLEGDFNRKGSSAFSGMIGQRVAAKGVTVLDDGTIADRRGSLNVDDEGQPTQRNVLIEDGILKGYIQDAMNARLMKVKPTGNGRRESYAHIPMPRMTNTYMLSGDKDPQEIIASIKKGLYATNFGGGQVDITSGKFVFSASEAYWVENGKIQYPVKGATIVGSGPECLKHVTMIGNDMRLDSGVGTCGKEGQSVPVGVGQPTMRIDGLTVGGTA; from the coding sequence ATGGCCAAGCCGCTGACGGCTTCCACCGAACAACGTTTGGACATCGCGCGAAGCCTGCTGCTTGCCCCGTTCGGCTTGGATGACAGCCACCTCGCGCGTGCGCTGGCCGATATCCGTGCCCACAAGGTTGACGATGCGGACTTGTATTTCCAGTACACCCGTGCCGAAGGCTGGAGCCTGGAAGAGGGCATCGTCAAAACTGGATCGTTTGCCATCGACCAGGGTGTGGGCGTGCGTGCCGTGGCGGGCGAGAAAACCGCATTTGCCTATTCGGACGACATCTCGCTCGATTCGCTGCTCGATGCAGCCCATACCGTGCGCGCAATCGGCGCCCACAACCAGTCCCGCCAGGTGCGTGTGCCCGCCAGGAAGATCGCGCCCAGCCGTTCGCTCTACCCCGATCTGGACCCGATCGCCACCCTGGACAGCACCGCCAAGGTGAAACTGCTGGAAAAGGTGGAAGCCCTGGCACGTGCCAAGGACCCGCGCGTCAAACAGGTGATGGCCGGTTTGGCAGCCGAGCACGATGTGGTGCTGATTGCCCGGGCCGACGGCACGCTGGCCGCCGACGTGCGCCCGCTGGTGCGCCTGTCCGTCACCGTGATTGCCGAGAGCAAGAACCGCCGCGAAGTCGGGTCAGCTGGCGGCGGTGGCCGCTTCGGCCTGGCCTATTTTGACGACATGCTGATCCAGCAATATGTGGATGAAGCAGTGAAAGCTGCGTTGGTCAACCTCGATTCACGCCCCGCGCCTGCTGGCGAGATGACCGTAGTGCTGGGCCCGGGCTGGCCTGGTGTGCTGCTGCATGAGGCGGTCGGCCATGGTTTGGAAGGTGACTTCAACCGCAAGGGCTCCAGTGCCTTCAGCGGCATGATCGGCCAGCGCGTGGCGGCCAAGGGCGTGACGGTGCTGGACGATGGCACCATTGCCGACCGCCGCGGATCACTGAATGTGGATGACGAGGGCCAGCCCACCCAGCGCAATGTGCTGATCGAGGATGGCATCTTGAAGGGCTACATCCAGGATGCGATGAATGCCCGCTTGATGAAGGTCAAGCCCACGGGCAATGGCCGCCGTGAGAGCTATGCGCACATTCCCATGCCGCGCATGACCAACACCTACATGCTGAGCGGCGACAAGGACCCGCAGGAAATCATTGCGTCCATCAAGAAGGGTTTGTATGCCACCAATTTCGGAGGCGGGCAGGTGGACATCACCAGCGGCAAGTTCGTCTTCTCGGCCAGTGAAGCCTACTGGGTGGAAAACGGCAAGATCCAGTACCCCGTGAAGGGCGCCACCATTGTGGGCAGTGGGCCTGAATGTCTCAAGCACGTGACCATGATCGGCAACGACATGCGCCTGGACAGCGGTGTGGGCACCTGCGGCAAGGAAGGCCAGAGCGTGCCGGTCGGGGTGGGCCAGCCCACCATGCGCATTGACGGCCTGACCGTCGGAGGCACCGCCTGA
- a CDS encoding YqiA/YcfP family alpha/beta fold hydrolase — MTTHLLYLHGFRSSPQSAKSQRMQRHVEGLRQHIVWASPQLPPSPREAADAMLQATRNWAGLPAQSLAVIGSSLGGFYASWIARQLGCKSVMINPSTTPWITLEKHLGEQTAWHNPQESFFFRPEYLDELKALDVTDKPPTAPQLLIAAKGDEVLDWRDMVARYPAAEVLLEEGGDHALSNFDDYLPKIDRFLGW, encoded by the coding sequence ATGACCACCCATTTGCTCTACCTGCACGGCTTTCGCTCGTCACCCCAATCGGCAAAATCCCAACGCATGCAGCGCCATGTGGAAGGCCTGCGCCAACACATCGTCTGGGCATCGCCACAACTGCCACCATCACCCAGGGAGGCGGCAGATGCCATGCTGCAGGCCACGCGCAACTGGGCAGGCCTGCCCGCACAGAGCCTGGCGGTCATCGGCTCGTCGCTGGGCGGCTTCTACGCCAGCTGGATCGCCCGGCAACTGGGTTGCAAGAGCGTGATGATCAACCCGTCGACCACGCCCTGGATCACCCTGGAAAAGCACCTGGGCGAGCAGACCGCATGGCACAACCCGCAGGAAAGCTTCTTCTTCCGCCCCGAATACCTGGATGAACTCAAGGCCCTGGATGTGACGGACAAGCCGCCCACCGCCCCGCAACTTCTGATTGCCGCCAAGGGCGACGAAGTGCTGGATTGGCGCGACATGGTGGCGCGCTACCCGGCCGCAGAGGTACTGCTGGAGGAAGGCGGCGACCATGCGCTCAGCAACTTTGACGACTATCTGCCCAAGATTGACCGGTTTTTGGGGTGGTAG